From a region of the Ovis aries strain OAR_USU_Benz2616 breed Rambouillet chromosome 2, ARS-UI_Ramb_v3.0, whole genome shotgun sequence genome:
- the DES gene encoding desmin, whose amino-acid sequence MSQAYSSSQRVSSYRRTFGGAPSFPLGSPLSSPVFPRAGFGTKGSSSSVTSRVYQVSRTSGGAGGLGALRASRLGSTRVPSSYGAGELLDFSLADAVNQEFLTTRTNEKVELQELNDRFANYIEKVRFLEQQNAALAAEVNRLKGREPTRVAEIYEEELRELRRQVEVLTNQRARVDVERDNLLDDLQRLKAKLQEEIQLKEEAENNLAAFRADVDAATLARIDLERRIESLNEEIAFLKKVHEEEIRELQAQLQEQQVQVEMDMSKPDLTAALRDIRAQYETIAAKNISEAEEWYKSKVSDLTQAANKNNDALRQAKQEMMEYRHQIQSYTCEIDALKGTNDSLMRQMRELEDRFASEASGYQDNIARLEEEIRHLKDEMARHLREYQDLLNVKMALDVEIATYRKLLEGEESRINLPIQTFSALNFRETSPEQRGSEVHTKKTVMIKTIETRDGEVVSEATQQQHEVL is encoded by the exons ATGAGCCAGGCCTACTCGTCCAGCCAGCGGGTGTCGTCCTACCGCCGCACTTTCGGCGGGGCCCCCAGCTTCCCGCTCGGCTCCCCGCTGAGCTCGCCGGTGTTCCCGCGCGCGGGCTTCGGCACCAAGGGCTCCTCGAGCTCGGTGACGTCCCGCGTGTACCAGGTGTCGCGCACGtcgggcggggccgggggcctgGGGGCGCTGCGGGCCAGCCGGCTGGGCTCGACCCGCGTGCCCTCCTCCTACGGCGCGGGCGAGCTGCTGGACTTCTCGCTGGCCGATGCCGTGAACCAGGAGTTCCTGACCACGCGCACCAACGAGAAGGTGGAGCTGCAGGAGCTCAATGATCGCTTCGCCAACTACATCGAGAAGGTGCGCTTCCTGGAGCAGCAGAACGCGGCTCTTGCTGCGGAGGTGAACCGGCTCAAGGGCCGCGAGCCGACGCGCGTGGCCGAGATCTACGAGGAGGAGCTGCGAGAGCTGCGGCGCCAGGTGGAGGTGCTCACCAACCAGCGCGCCCGCGTCGACGTCGAGCGGGACAACCTGCTGGACGACCTGCAGCGGCTCAAGGCCAA GCTGCAAGAGGAAATTCAGCTGAAAGAAGAAGCGGAGAACAATTTGGCTGCCTTCCGAGCC GACGTGGATGCAGCTACTCTAGCTCGAATTGACCTGGAGCGCAGGATCGAATCTCTCAACGAGGAAATCGCGTTCCTTAAGAAAGTGCACGAAGAG GAGATCCGCGAGCTACAGGCCCAGCTTCAGGAACAGCAGGTCCAGGTGGAGATGGACATGTCGAAACCAGACCTCACAGCTGCCCTCAGGGACATCCGTGCTCAGTATGAGACCATCGCAGCCAAGAATATCTCAGAAGCTGAAGAATGGTACAAGTCAAAG GTGTCCGACCTGACCCAGGCAGCCAACAAGAACAATGACGCTCTGCGCCAGGCCAAGCAGGAGATGATGGAGTACCGCCACCAGATCCAGTCCTACACCTGCGAGATTGACGCCCTCAAGGGCACC AACGACTCACTGATGAGGCAGATGAGGGAGCTGGAGGACCGCTTTGCTAGTGAGGCCAGTGGCTACCAGGACAACATTGCCCGCCTGGAGGAGGAGATACGACACCTCAAGGATGAAATGGCCCGCCACCTGCGCGAGTACCAGGACCTGCTCAATGTCAAGATGGCCTTGGACGTGGAGATTGCCACCTACCGGAAGCTGCTGGAGGGCGAGGAGAGCCG GATCAACCTCCCTATCCAGACCTTCTCTGCCCTCAACTTCCGAG AAACAAGCCCTGAGCAGAGGGGTTCTGAGGTCCATACCAAGAAGACGGTGATGATCAAGACCATCGAGACTCGGGACGGGGAG GTCGTCAGTGAGGCCACACAGCAGCAGCATGAGGTGCTCTAA